The stretch of DNA CCTAGTTCCTTAGACGCGGCTTCTACCTGGTAACGCTGCAGCAGGTACATGGGCACCAGCACTTCCTCCAGCATGGCCATGGGCTGACCGGGGGCTAGGGCTTTCTCGGAGAAGCGGGCCAGCAGCTGTTTGCGCACATCCATCAGGCGGTTGAGCTCATCGGCAGCATTGGAGCCCTCATCCCAGAGGTGAGCGGCAGGGTGGGCGCCTCCGGGGGCACGGGCATCGGCGTCGGATATAAACACGTACCCATCGGCCAAGGTCTGCTTCATCATGCCTTGCAGTGCGGCTTTCTCATCGGCCTGCGGACCAAAATCCTGGTAGCCGTAGAGGATGGCCCGTTTGTCCCAGCTGCCGATGCCCACGGCGTAGGCATCGCTCAGGTCAATGCTGCCGTCTGAGCGCGTCTTGATACGGGGCATGGGGTAGTCCATCACCGAAGAGCGGTCTTTGGTGCTGGCCGAGTAGTTGTGGTAGAGGCCTAGGGTGTGGCCTACCTCATGGGCGGCCAGCTGGCGCAGGCGCGCCACGCCCATTTGCAGCATTTCGGGGCTGGTGGGCTTGCCGTCCTCGTAAGGCTGCAGGAGGCCTTCGGCAATCAGGAAATCTTGCCGCACCCGCAAGGAGCCCAGCGACACCTGCCCCTTGATGATTTCGCCTGTGCGCGGGTCGGTGATGGAGGCGCCGTACGACCAGCCGCGGGTGGAGCGGTGCACCCACTGAATTAGGTTGTAGCGGATGTCCATGGGGTCGGCATCCTCGGGCAGCAGCTTCACCTGGAAGGCGTTGCGGTAGCCGGCCGCCTCAAATGCCTGGTTCCACCACGCGGCACCTTCCATCAGGGCCGAGCGCACGGGTTCGGGCGCGCCCCGGTCGAGGTAGTAGATAATGGGCTCTACTGGGTCACTCACGGCTGCGGTGGGGTCTTTCTTCTGGAGCCGATGCCGCACCAGCTGCCGCTTCATGATGGGCTGGTCGATGGGCGTGGCGTAATCCATGTACTCGTTGGCGTAGTAGCCGGCTCGTGGGTCAAACGCGCGAGGCTGGTACTTGCCGTCGGGTAGCTGAATGAACGAGTGGTGCATGTGCACCGTCACGGCGTTCGGGTCGGGTGTAACAGAACTGATTTCACGGCCTTTGGCTTTGCCCGTCAGAGTAATCACGGCCTCGAACTCCGAGTTTTCGGGGAAGGCTTTGGTATTGGGCATGAACACCGCCGAGCGGCTTTCATCGGCCTTGTAGGCCCCTTGCTTGAGGTCTTCCAACTTGTCGCCGATCTGGTGCGAGTCGCGCATCAGGAAGGGCGTAAGGTCTACCAATACTTTGCCTCCCTCCTGCGCCTCGGCCTTGAAGCCCCAGATAACAGACTGCGCAAACGCCTGCTCCACTGATTTTCGCTCGTCGGCATTCTGGCTCACCGCCCGGAAGTCGTAGTTGGGCTGCAGCATCAGAATCTTGGGGCCGCTCTTCACGAACTTCACGATGCGCTGCTGCCCAATCTGGCCGCGGTCCAGGCCCAGGTCGTTGGAGCCTACCCCGTTCGGCAGCGTGCTGACGTAGAGGATTTCCTGGTCGAGCTTGTCAATTTCCAGCAGAATGCGTCCGCCTTTCTCATCCCAGTAAAACGGAAAGAAGCCCGAGAACTTCTGCATTCCTTTCGTTTTCTCGGCTAGGGTCTGGGCTGAGACAAGATGCGAGCTGACCAGCAGGGAGCCAACCAGTAGATAGTACAGTTTCTTCATGCAATGGAAGGATAGAATGAAATCGGCTTAAGGTAGAAAGGGAAGCGATAATTTTTGCGAAAAACCCCACCCCCGGCCCCGCAAATGCTTAATGCGCATTACCTCCGGGAGAGGAGTGTGTTCTGGAAGTACTAATCAATGAACAAGGCGCCAGGTGTGCTTGATCATTCGTGGCTGACAGAGAACGTCATGTCGAGCTGGTCGAGAGACATCTCGCGTGCTAACGTTACTAACGTAACTGTCATGCTTGATCTGGCGTCCGCTTGCCGAAGCATCTCTACTGCTTTGTTGCAATAGGCCTAGGCTAGTAGTTAGTCAGAGGGAGAGATGCTTCGGCAAGCGGACGCCAGATCAAGCATGACGCTATAAGAGTGTCTTTCTAGGCCACATCAACCACCCCTACCCCCCCGCCGCTGGATGTGCGGAATCATCTGAGGAGGGGAACTAGCTCTCGCTTCTAGCGGTAAAATGCGGGTAATTGCGGATAATCTTGTTACTTGGAATTACTCCCGCTACATTATTCTAGTCTCTTTGTCATCTTCCTCTGCTGCTCGCTGGAAACTTGTGTTAGG from Hymenobacter taeanensis encodes:
- a CDS encoding zinc-dependent metalloprotease; this encodes MKKLYYLLVGSLLVSSHLVSAQTLAEKTKGMQKFSGFFPFYWDEKGGRILLEIDKLDQEILYVSTLPNGVGSNDLGLDRGQIGQQRIVKFVKSGPKILMLQPNYDFRAVSQNADERKSVEQAFAQSVIWGFKAEAQEGGKVLVDLTPFLMRDSHQIGDKLEDLKQGAYKADESRSAVFMPNTKAFPENSEFEAVITLTGKAKGREISSVTPDPNAVTVHMHHSFIQLPDGKYQPRAFDPRAGYYANEYMDYATPIDQPIMKRQLVRHRLQKKDPTAAVSDPVEPIIYYLDRGAPEPVRSALMEGAAWWNQAFEAAGYRNAFQVKLLPEDADPMDIRYNLIQWVHRSTRGWSYGASITDPRTGEIIKGQVSLGSLRVRQDFLIAEGLLQPYEDGKPTSPEMLQMGVARLRQLAAHEVGHTLGLYHNYSASTKDRSSVMDYPMPRIKTRSDGSIDLSDAYAVGIGSWDKRAILYGYQDFGPQADEKAALQGMMKQTLADGYVFISDADARAPGGAHPAAHLWDEGSNAADELNRLMDVRKQLLARFSEKALAPGQPMAMLEEVLVPMYLLQRYQVEAASKELGGLYYTYAVKGDGQTITKFVEPAEQWKAFDALMRTISPQELALSEELLAKIPPRPVNYGRSRETFPSRTGLTFDPTSAAESAAATTLEFLLNPQRAARLEEYHARHAEQPGLAAVLDKLLAQTWGAKPENGYPGELQRLVNTLTLQKLLALAAAPQAPVNVKALAALKVEELKKDLRKEQKSGKDEGRRATAFAALRTIGQFEEAPEKFQPAPTLPMPDGAPIGDDGCEAF